One Streptomyces lincolnensis genomic region harbors:
- the kynU gene encoding kynureninase — MSEPVSELAFKARELDAGDELAGVRSRFVLDDVVYLDGNSLGALPAGVPERVDDVVRRQWGELRIRSWEESGWWTAPERIGDRIAPLVGAAAGQVVVGDSTSVNVLKALVGAVRLARLDGSVRDEIVADATTFPTDGYIAESAARLTGCTLRPVAPERVPQVLGGRTAAVLLNHVDYRSGRLHDLPALTDAVHAVGAVVVWDLCHSAGALPVGLDEHGVDLAVGCTYKYLNGGPGSPAYLYVRREIQDRFDSPLPGWNSHAEPFGMRPDYEPAAGALRGRVGTPDILSMLALEAALDVWDGVSIEAVRAKSLALTDFFVQCVAARVPQGRLELVTPVAHRERGSQIALRCEDAGEVMKRLIERGVVGDFRHPDVLRFGFTPLYVGFGDVERAARVLGEVLAEPRRT; from the coding sequence ATGTCTGAACCTGTCTCCGAACTCGCTTTCAAGGCACGGGAGCTGGACGCGGGGGACGAGCTCGCCGGCGTGCGTTCGCGGTTCGTTCTCGATGATGTCGTGTACCTGGACGGGAACTCGCTGGGCGCCCTGCCCGCCGGTGTCCCGGAGCGTGTCGACGATGTCGTACGACGGCAGTGGGGCGAGCTGCGGATCCGGTCCTGGGAGGAGAGCGGGTGGTGGACCGCGCCCGAGCGCATCGGTGACCGGATCGCTCCGCTGGTGGGTGCCGCGGCCGGGCAGGTCGTGGTCGGGGACTCGACCAGTGTCAATGTCCTCAAGGCACTGGTGGGTGCCGTGCGGCTGGCGCGGCTCGACGGGTCGGTGCGGGACGAGATCGTGGCCGACGCCACCACCTTTCCCACGGACGGGTACATCGCCGAGTCCGCCGCCAGGCTGACCGGGTGCACCCTGCGCCCGGTCGCTCCGGAGCGGGTGCCGCAGGTGCTGGGCGGGCGCACCGCCGCCGTGCTGCTGAACCACGTCGACTACCGCTCCGGGCGGCTGCACGACCTGCCCGCGCTCACGGACGCCGTGCACGCGGTGGGCGCGGTGGTGGTCTGGGATCTGTGCCACAGCGCGGGCGCCCTGCCGGTCGGGCTCGACGAGCACGGCGTCGATCTGGCCGTCGGCTGCACCTACAAGTACCTGAACGGCGGGCCGGGTTCACCGGCCTATCTGTATGTGCGGCGCGAGATACAGGACCGGTTCGACTCCCCGCTGCCCGGGTGGAACTCGCATGCCGAGCCCTTCGGGATGCGGCCCGACTACGAACCGGCGGCGGGCGCGCTCCGGGGGCGGGTCGGTACCCCCGACATCCTCTCCATGCTGGCCCTGGAGGCGGCCCTGGACGTGTGGGACGGGGTGTCGATCGAGGCCGTACGGGCCAAGTCCCTCGCCCTGACGGACTTCTTCGTTCAGTGCGTGGCGGCCCGAGTGCCCCAAGGACGCCTGGAGTTGGTGACCCCGGTGGCCCACCGGGAGCGGGGCAGCCAGATCGCGCTGCGCTGCGAGGACGCCGGGGAGGTCATGAAGCGGCTGATCGAGCGGGGCGTGGTGGGCGACTTCCGGCACCCGGACGTCCTGCGCTTCGGGTTCACGCCGTTGTACGTCGGGTTCGGCGATGTGGAGCGGGCGGCGCGGGTGTTGGGGGAGGTGCTGGCCGAGCCCCGGCGGACGTAG
- a CDS encoding DUF3151 domain-containing protein, protein MSIHENLLGGPPPTHLPDDPEPRELLANGTSPADVAAKYPMSSLAWARLADEAFERGSVVESYAYARTGYHRGLDALRRSGWKGHGPVPWEHEPNRGFLRALHGLARAAQSIGEQEEYERCSQFLKDSSPSAAQTLG, encoded by the coding sequence ATGTCCATTCACGAGAACCTTCTCGGGGGCCCGCCCCCGACCCATCTGCCCGACGATCCGGAGCCGCGGGAGCTGCTGGCGAACGGCACCTCGCCGGCGGACGTGGCGGCGAAGTACCCGATGTCCTCGCTGGCCTGGGCCCGGTTGGCCGACGAGGCGTTCGAGCGGGGCAGTGTGGTGGAGTCGTACGCCTATGCCCGTACGGGATACCACCGCGGCCTGGACGCTCTGCGTAGGAGCGGCTGGAAGGGCCACGGCCCGGTGCCCTGGGAGCACGAGCCGAACCGTGGTTTCCTGCGGGCCCTGCATGGGCTGGCCCGGGCCGCGCAGTCGATCGGCGAGCAGGAGGAGTACGAGCGCTGCTCGCAGTTCCTGAAGGATTCGTCGCCGTCGGCGGCCCAGACCCTGGGCTGA
- a CDS encoding MFS transporter produces the protein MSDVRLASPRGKWILLTTILGSSMALLDSTVVNVALPRIGRDLDADLAALQWTVNAYMLTLAGLILLGGSLGDRYGRRKVFVVGVVWFAAASLLCGLAPNAEVLIAARALQGVGGALLTPGSLALIQASFHADDRGRAVGLWSGFGGVGAAVGPFVGGWLVDGPGWRWVFLLNVPLALVCVPVALRHVPESGDGRAHTRFDVLGAVLAAVALALITYALIEARAATVAVALTAVAGLVAAVAFVYVEKRRDDPMMPPDIFASRQFTAVNLVTLCVYAALGGFFFLAALQLQVVVGYSALGAGVALLPTTVLMLLLSARSGELGERIGPRVPLTVGPLLAAAGMLLMLRVGPGASYVRDVLPALLVLGLGLVTLVAPLTATVLGSVSTARAGLASGINNAAARAAGLIAVAALPLLTGMGEEAYRSAPAFDEAFGRAMAMCAGVLVVGAVVAFVTVRRPPEDCRRPECRTHGSVLAPPLEGDRARKRLA, from the coding sequence GGATCTCGACGCGGACCTGGCCGCCCTTCAGTGGACCGTCAACGCGTACATGCTGACGCTGGCCGGGCTGATCCTGCTCGGTGGGTCTCTGGGGGACCGGTACGGGCGCCGCAAGGTCTTCGTGGTGGGCGTGGTGTGGTTCGCGGCCGCCTCCCTGCTGTGCGGGCTCGCGCCGAACGCCGAGGTGCTGATCGCCGCGCGGGCGCTGCAAGGGGTGGGCGGCGCCCTGCTCACACCGGGCTCGCTCGCCCTCATCCAGGCCTCCTTCCATGCCGACGACCGGGGCCGGGCCGTGGGCCTGTGGTCCGGGTTCGGCGGCGTCGGGGCGGCCGTCGGGCCGTTCGTGGGCGGCTGGCTGGTGGACGGGCCCGGCTGGCGGTGGGTGTTCCTGCTGAACGTGCCGCTGGCGCTGGTGTGCGTGCCGGTCGCCCTGCGGCATGTCCCCGAGTCGGGCGACGGGCGGGCGCACACGCGCTTCGACGTCCTCGGCGCGGTGCTGGCCGCCGTGGCGCTGGCGCTGATCACGTACGCGCTGATCGAGGCCCGGGCCGCCACGGTGGCCGTCGCGCTCACGGCCGTCGCCGGGCTGGTCGCCGCCGTGGCCTTCGTGTACGTCGAGAAGCGGCGGGACGATCCGATGATGCCGCCCGACATCTTCGCGTCCCGGCAGTTCACGGCGGTGAACCTGGTGACGCTGTGCGTGTACGCGGCCCTTGGCGGGTTCTTCTTCCTCGCCGCGCTCCAGTTGCAGGTCGTGGTCGGGTACTCCGCCCTCGGAGCCGGAGTGGCCCTGCTGCCGACGACCGTCCTGATGCTGCTGCTCTCCGCCCGCTCCGGCGAGCTGGGGGAGCGGATCGGGCCGCGCGTCCCGCTCACCGTGGGGCCGCTGCTGGCCGCCGCCGGGATGCTGCTGATGCTGCGGGTCGGGCCGGGGGCGTCGTACGTCCGGGACGTGCTGCCCGCGCTGCTGGTCCTGGGGCTCGGCCTGGTCACGCTGGTCGCGCCGCTGACCGCGACCGTGCTGGGGTCGGTGAGCACGGCTCGGGCGGGGCTGGCCAGCGGGATCAACAACGCGGCGGCCCGGGCGGCCGGCCTGATCGCGGTGGCCGCGTTGCCGCTGCTCACGGGGATGGGGGAGGAGGCGTACCGGTCCGCGCCGGCCTTCGACGAGGCGTTCGGGCGGGCGATGGCGATGTGCGCGGGAGTGCTGGTCGTGGGGGCCGTGGTGGCCTTCGTGACCGTACGGCGGCCTCCGGAGGACTGCCGGCGGCCCGAGTGCCGGACGCACGGGAGCGTCCTGGCGCCGCCGCTGGAGGGGGACCGGGCACGTAAGCGGTTGGCGTAG
- a CDS encoding tryptophan 2,3-dioxygenase family protein: protein MSSHEAQEAHEPETPHLDFQGTTPYEDYVKADVLTHLQHTLSDDPGEMVFLVTTQVMELWFTVIVHEWETAARALREDDVPVAVAALKRSVRELEALNASWKPLGQLTPAQFNSYRSALGEGSGFQSAMYRRMEFLLGDKSASMLVPHRGAPRVHAELEKALHEPSLYDEVLRLLARRGHAIPDAVVERDVSLRYEPSEAVEAAWTALYSGDESDELARLGEALTDVAELVWRWRNDHLVATRRAMGAKAGTGGSAGVAWLEKRARKNVFPELWTARSHV, encoded by the coding sequence ATGTCGTCCCACGAGGCTCAGGAAGCACACGAGCCGGAGACCCCGCATCTCGACTTCCAGGGCACGACGCCGTACGAGGACTACGTCAAGGCGGACGTGCTCACCCACCTCCAGCACACCCTCTCCGACGATCCCGGAGAGATGGTCTTCCTGGTCACCACCCAGGTCATGGAGCTGTGGTTCACCGTCATCGTCCACGAATGGGAGACCGCGGCGCGGGCGCTGCGGGAGGACGACGTGCCGGTCGCGGTCGCCGCCCTGAAGCGGTCCGTGCGGGAGCTGGAGGCGCTCAACGCCTCCTGGAAGCCGCTCGGACAGCTCACACCGGCCCAGTTCAACTCGTATCGCAGCGCCCTCGGGGAGGGGTCCGGCTTCCAGTCGGCGATGTACCGCCGCATGGAGTTCCTGCTCGGCGACAAGTCCGCGTCCATGCTGGTCCCGCACCGGGGCGCGCCCCGGGTCCACGCGGAACTGGAGAAGGCGCTGCACGAGCCGAGCCTGTACGACGAGGTGCTGCGGCTGCTGGCCCGGCGCGGGCACGCGATCCCGGACGCCGTGGTGGAGCGGGACGTCTCGCTGCGCTACGAGCCCTCCGAGGCGGTGGAGGCCGCCTGGACGGCGCTCTACTCCGGTGACGAGAGCGACGAACTCGCCCGGCTGGGCGAGGCGTTGACCGATGTGGCCGAGCTGGTGTGGCGCTGGCGCAACGACCACCTGGTCGCCACCCGGCGGGCCATGGGCGCCAAGGCCGGCACGGGCGGCTCCGCCGGGGTGGCCTGGCTGGAGAAGCGGGCCCGCAAGAACGTCTTCCCCGAGCTGTGGACGGCGCGGTCCCATGTCTGA